The following proteins are encoded in a genomic region of Magallana gigas chromosome 1, xbMagGiga1.1, whole genome shotgun sequence:
- the LOC117688243 gene encoding uncharacterized protein, whose product MAISVGQTLFILCFIAHNTALLFHGDLIPGQATTTLGPLGKDATLSLLVQEVLELKARVKSQEQEMQTMKIQQASVVNATANTVNKVMSEYIDIKTSFGIIKQEFDQNNNQTGLSVMKARLDNMAKSIQNLTISQQDHEIHDEATNMTVYREFEKMNTKLYELLSSTNKTFIKLLENMHSEITTITATESSDIQRLESQVSAHTSATSSNIGTIQTELHNLEDTLFRKLKPIDIRLSGGGSSGRVEVSILGTWETVCDDSFGDKEAKVVCRMLGRSTTSARAYGRAHFGHGGGPILLDDLSCTGYESNLLDCNHRYIGHNDCSHNEDAGVSCG is encoded by the exons ATGGCAATTTCAGTAGGACAGAcattgtttattttgtgctttatTGCACACAACACAGCCCTTCTCTTTCACGGAGACCTCATCCCAGGACAAGCCACAACGACCCTTGGACCACTAGGAAAAGATGCAACACTCTCTCTACTGGTGCAGGAGGTTTTGGAACTAAAGGCTCGAGTTAAAAGTCAAGAACAAGAAATGCAAACGATGAAGATCCAACAAGCGTCTGTGGTCAATGCAACAGCTAATACTGTGAATAAAGTTATGTCAGAATATATAGACATTAAAACTTCCTTTGGAATAATTAAACAAGAGTTTGACCAGAACAACAACCAAACAGGACTTTCAGTTATGAAAGCGAGGCTGGACAACATGGCGAAGTCTATCCAAAATTTGACAATCTCTCAACAAGATCACGAGATTCATGATGAAGCTACCAACATGACAGTTTATCGAGAATTTGAGAAAATGAACACAAAGCTTTACGAATTATTGAGCAGTACAAATAAGACATTTATAAAACTACTCGAAAATATGCACAGTGAAATTACAACGATCACAGCAACCGAGTCTAGTGATATCCAGCGGCTTGAGTCTCAAGTATCTGCACACACTTCAGCAACTTCTTCCAACATAGGAACAATACAGACTGAATTGCACAATTTGGAGGACACATTATTTCGCAAATTGAAACCGATTG atatacgatTAAGCGGAGGTGGTTCGAGTGGAAGAGTAGAGGTCAGCATATTGGGAACGTGGGAAACAGTATGCGATGACAGCTTTGGTGACAAAGAAGCTAAAGTCGTCTGTCGAATGCTAGGGAGGAGCAC GACCAGTGCACGTGCATATGGACGTGCTCACTTTGGTCACGGAGGTGGACCTATTCTCTTAGACGATTTAAGCTGCACTGGATATGAAAGTAACTTGCTTGATTGTAATCATCGATATATCGGCCATAATGACTGTAGTCATAATGAAGACGCAGGAGTGAGCTGTG GATAA